One window of the Macaca thibetana thibetana isolate TM-01 chromosome 13, ASM2454274v1, whole genome shotgun sequence genome contains the following:
- the MYCN gene encoding N-myc proto-oncogene protein, with protein MRGAPGNCVGAEQALARRKRAQTVATRGHPRPPAHPETPAQNRLRIPCSRRECWRSAPAPAFRAPHGKEAPPVLKRAGRKEVFSRRPGGEPMPSCSASTMPGMICKNPDLEFDSLQPCFYPDEDDFYFGGPDSTPPGEDIWKKFELLPTPPLSPSRGFAEHSSEPPSWVTEMLLENELWGSPAEEDAFGLGGLGGLTPNPVILQDCMWSGFSAREKLERAVSEKLQHSRGPPTAGSTAQSPGAGAASPAGRGHGGAAGAGRAGAALPAELAHPAAECVDPAVVFPFPVNKREPAPMPAAPASAPAVGPAVASGAGVSAPAGAPGVAPPRPGGRQTSGGDHKALSTSGEDTLSDSDDEDDEEEDEEEEIDVVTVEKRRSSSNTKAVTTFTITVRPKNAALGPGRAQSSELILKRCLPIHQQHNYAAPSPYVESEDAPPQKKIKNEVSPRPLKSVIPPKAKSLSPRNSDSEDSERRRNHNILERQRRNDLRSSFLTLRDHVPELVKNEKAAKVVILKKATEYVHSLQAEEHQLLLEKEKLQARQQQLLKKIEHARTC; from the exons ATGCGGGGGGCTCCTGGGAACTGTGTTGGAGCCGAGCAAGCGCTAGCCAGGCGCAAGCGCGCACAGACTGTAGCCACCCGAGGACACCCCCGCCCCCCGGCCCACCCGGAGACACCCGCGCAGAATCGCCTCCGGATCCCCTGCAGTCGGCGGGAG TGTTGGAGGTCGGCGCCGGCCCCCGCCTTCCGCGCCCCCCACGGGAAGGAAGCACCCCCGGTATTAAAACGAGCGGGGCGGAAAGAAGTCTTCAGTCGCCGGCCGGGAGGCGAGCCGATGCCGAGCTGCTCCGCGTCCACCATGCCGGGCATGATCTGCAAGAACCCAGACCTCGAGTTTGACTCGCTGCAGCCCTGCTTCTACCCGGACGAAGATGACTTCTACTTCGGCGGCCCCGACTCGACCCCCCCGGGGGAGGACATCTGGAAGAAGTTTGAGCTGCTGCCCACGCCCCCGCTGTCGCCCAGCCGTGGCTTCGCGGAGCACAGCTCCGAGCCCCCGAGCTGGGTCACGGAGATGCTGCTCGAGAACGAGCTGTGGGGCAGCCCGGCCGAGGAGGACGCGTTCGGCCTGGGTGGACTGGGTGGTCTCACCCCCAACCCGGTCATTCTCCAGGACTGCATGTGGAGCGGCTTCTCCGCCCGCGAGAAGCTGGAACGCGCCGTGAGCGAGAAGCTGCAGCACAGCCGCGGGCCGCCGACCGCCGGTTCCACCGCCCAGTCCCCGGGAGCCGGCGCCGCCAGCCCTGCGGGTCGCGGGCACGGCGGGGCTGCGGGAGCCGGCCGCGCCGGGGCCGCCCTGCCCGCCGAGCTCGCCCACCCGGCTGCCGAGTGCGTGGATCCTGCGGTGGTCTTCCCCTTTCCTGTGAACAAGCGCGAGCCAGCGCCCATGCCCGCAGCCCCGGCCAGTGCCCCGGCGGTGGGCCCTGCGGTCGCCTCGGGGGCGGGTGTCTCCGCCCCAGCCGGGGCCCCGGGGGTCGCCCCTCCGCGCCCAGGCGGCCGCCAAACCAGCGGCGGCGACCACAAGGCCCTCAGTACCTCCGGAGAGGACACCCTGAGCGATTCAG atgatgaagatgatgaagaggaagatgaagaggaggaaattgaCGTGGTCACTGTGGAGAAGCGGCGTTCCTCCTCCAACACCAAGGCTGTCACCACATTCACCATCACTGTGCGTCCCAAAAACGCAGCCCTGGGTCCCGGGAGGGCTCAGTCCAGCGAGCTGATCCTCAAACGATGCCTTCCCATCCACCAGCAGCACAACTATGCCGCCCCATCTCCCTACGTGGAGAGTGAGGATGCACCCCCCCAGAAGAAGATAAAGAATGAGGTGTCCCCACGTCCGCTCAAGAGTGTCATCCCCCCAAAGGCTAAGAGCTTGAGCCCCCGAAACTCTGACTCGGAGGACAGTGAGCGTCGCAGGAACCACAACATCCTGGAGCGCCAGCGCCGCAACGACCTTCGGTCCAGCTTTCTCACCCTCAGGGACCACGTGCCGGAGCTGGTCAAGAATGAGAAGGCCGCCAAGGTGGTCATTTTGAAAAAGGCCACCGAGTATGTCCACTCCCTCCAGGCCGAGGAGCACCAGCTTttgctggaaaaggaaaaattgcaGGCAAGACAGCAGCAGTTGCTAAAGAAAATTGAACACGCTCGGACTTGCTAG